In one Aricia agestis chromosome 5, ilAriAges1.1, whole genome shotgun sequence genomic region, the following are encoded:
- the LOC121726918 gene encoding sodium channel protein Nach-like — protein sequence MSHDNDYGLKNYLQENNVKKNKRKVRKWNLRLSPKYFAERAKSYLLLFLNTSTIHGLKHLVVAGRHPLEVILWLLIVAISLFGSVFLAWTTWIRYQNSPTVISMDRDMFSWNTSFPAVTICLETKLDMDKLNNYIGKSNETDKDLLERFLRTLSNATFNNFDQIPEYQGIPPEKYLDVLVALMTKFNPMISIGVTGVSLQVVTTVTEMGICNAINSNVAVYSSPKYIAAKRWDIVDSKDKVFYIHPLDGEVLAQVVKINGAYNAYVHGTFEVPDISKKFYHAEENYYCKVHVTATSIYTSPEAAKLTVGQRRCRFIHENNLPHFSVYTYTMCRMECRIRLCLHYCQCIPFFYRPIGNEKICDVKGMHCLAKYKDELYDLRDSKGKKIACDCYPLCDDVNYVMQFNSLQKWTIDTNFQWGMVTFPRLRYRRDIIFRFTDVLVAIGGMGGLFLGCSVLSFLEILYFLILWIFKVTTRVNP from the exons atgtctcaCGATAATGATTACGGATTAAAAAATTACCTTCAAGAAAATAatgtaaagaaaaataaaagaaaagtgcGTAAATGGAATCTGAGACTTTCGCCGAAATATttcgctgaaagagcaaagagTTACCTCTTACTGTTTCTAAATACATCCACAATTCATGGCCTCAAACATCTCGTAGTTGCTGGAAGACATCCATTGGAAGT CATACTCTGGCTGTTGATAGTGGCGATATCTTTATTCGGCAGCGTGTTCCTTGCGTGGACGACATGGATCAGATACCAGAACTCCCCTACTGTCATATCAATGGATCGCGACATGTTCTCTTGGAACACATCATTCCCTGCTGTTACTATTTGCTTGGAGACGAAATTAGACATGGATAAGTTGAATAATTATATAGG GAAAAGCAACGAAACTGACAAAGATTTACTAGAACGATTCCTTAGAACCTTATCAAATGCTACTTTCAATAACTTTGACCAAATACCTGAGTACCAGGGTATACCTCCAGAGAAGTATTTAGATGTTCTAGTTGCCCTCATGACGAAGTTCAACCCCATGATATCTATAGGGGTTACTGGAGTCAGCCTACAAGTTGTAACAACTGTCACAGAAATGGGAATATGCAACGCCATTAACTCTAACGTAGCCGTTTACAGTTCACCGAA GTATATAGCTGCCAAAAGATGGGACATAGTTGATTCAAAAGATAAAGTTTTTTACATTCATCCTTTAGACGGAGAGGTTTTAGCTCAGGTTGTTAAAATAAATGGAGCTTATAAT GCTTATGTCCATGGGACGTTTGAGGTGCCGGATATCTCAAAGAAGTTCTACCATGCGGAAGAAAATTATTACTGCAAAGTGCATGTGACTGCAACTTCTATCTACACCTCACCAGAAGCTGCGAA ACTGACAGTTGGTCAGCGTCGCTGCCGCTTCATCCACGAGAACAACCTGCCGCACTTCTCCGTGTACACCTACACCATGTGCCGCATGGAGTGCAGGATCCGCCTGTGTCTGCACTACTGTCAGTGCATACCCTTCTTCTATAGACCAATAG GCAACGAAAAAATATGCGACGTAAAGGGGATGCATTGCTTAGCCAAATATAAGG ATGAGCTCTATGATTTGCGAGATAGCAAAGGAAAGAAGATCGCCTGCGATTGCTACCCGCTCTGCGACGACGTGAATTATGTTATGCAATTTAAT TCATTGCAAAAATGGACTATCGACACAAATTTCCAGTGGGGCATGGTGACCTTCCCGAGGCTACGGTACAGACGAGACATCATTTTCCGATTCACTGATGTTTTAG tgGCAATTGGAGGGATGGGAGGTTTGTTCCTTGGCTGCAGTGTTCTTAGTTTCCTGGAGATTTTGTACTTTCTGATACTGTGGATATTCAAAGTTACAACTCGAGTCAACCCGTAA